A stretch of DNA from Oryza brachyantha chromosome 4, ObraRS2, whole genome shotgun sequence:
TATGGGTAAGATTTCATAATTTCATTTGGACCTGATGTATTTGGGTTATGTGATACCTTGATACTTCATTTGGAATAATCATGAATCACATCATCCATATGaactttttgttgttttgctaGAATTGTTTTCTTGGCATATTTAACTATTATTTGTTGGTTTTATTGTTCACCAGACAGTCTGTAGTGTCTGATACCTCTTTGCTATTTAGAAATGTGTTGCTAGATTAGAATTGTGATATTGGATGTGACAAGACACTTCAAAATGAAAGGCTTTTACAATTGCCTACTCTGAATTTGTATTGCGAAGTAGTAACTGTTTGTCTCTTTGCATTATTGTGTTCTGAATATGTTCTGAACTAATTGTAGCTAATTTCAGTTCATTTGAACCTGCTAGTGTCAGAAATGCTCAAGCGTGTGATGACTTGTGAGTTGATTTATTGATCTTACTAAATTAGTGATTATATGTTTTAGGTACCCGAATTTGAAGAGTGTCCGTGAATTGATCTACAAGAGGGGCTATGGAAAGCTCAACAAGCAAAGAATTCCTCTAACGAACAACAAAGTCATTGAGGAGGTGGCCACCTTGAATCATTCAGTTTTTCTACCTTTACTATGTACTATGCCAATTAGTGGCTTACAGTCTTGGTGTTTGAATCAGGGTTTGGGTAAGCATGACATCATCTGCATCGAGGATCTTGTTCATGAGATCATGACTGTTGGCCCGCATTTCAAGGAGGCGAACAACTTCCTCTGGCCATTCAAGCTGAAGGCACCACTGGGAGGCCTGATGAAGAAGAGGAACCACTACGTGGAGGGTGGTGATGCTGGTAACCGTGAGAACTACATCAACGAACTCATCAGAAGGATGAACTAGGTCCTCTATCCCATTGTTAGCGCCCTATGTTTGAGCGATAATTTAAAGTAAGCCTTGCTTTTCACTAGGTAGTGAATCAAGAAATCGTGCAATTTTGATATTCAGACCAGACCACCATGGACAAATCTGACTCTTTTATCAGGCGGTTTGATCTTATTCCTAAATTTGAAGTGTTTTCAATCGTGGTATGCGAACATGTGTTCCTTAGGTACTTATGGATCCGTCGCTTATGGGTTGACAACTTgacaaagtttatatattatgTGAAAACTTTGAGCCACTTGACAAAGTTGATATACAGTACGTGTACGTTGCTGTTCAGCGGTTGGACCGTTTATAATACATAGCCTGACTTTGAACATGTCCCTGGTATatgctactccctctgtcccaaaataaaccaatctttcatcctttatttataatctttgacttttcgtcttattcattttttttattgatatttttgtttttatcagatgataaatcatgaatagtattttacgtgtgactaattttttttctaattttctgaaaaattttcaaataagacggatggtcaaacgctgggcataaaaaccgaagaattgatttttttttgggacagagggagtatgtatTATAATTCAACCGGTAGAGGATGACGACTTTAGGTTTGTCTCTTTCCCTCTTTGCCTCTTTGGGCTCCACCTGCACTCAGAGTCCGCTGTGAAGGGTAAGCCCCTCACTCCTCGTGCTCTAATGATAGAGTAGAAAGTATTTTCATTGTGAAGGGTAAGCCCTTCGATCTCCTTGCGCTCTAATGATAGAGTAAATATTTTGAGAGTAGGGTATGGTATGTGAGTTGTCACCCCTTACGAGCCACACCCCCTTTTAATATAGTGCTATAGGAGATCGGGAAACCGTAAGAGTAGATCGGGGGTGGACCTCGCTCTCATTCTCCCTAGTGACGATGTTGGGATTGGGTGAGCCTATTTCAAATGCCTATTTCCCATATTACTGGATTAGTTACTAATAGATTGACATACAATCCCAAATTGAAGCAAATTTTAAGAGATATGCATGTTTTGCCGATTTAAGAGCATTCTTAGCATATATATTGGATACTTCATCTCATCCTAAAAGAATAGAACATTTTCTATattagagagagaaactcctctctctcctcacccCATTTCTCAACATCCCATCTCCATAGGAGAACAATAGCGTTCTTTTGAAGTGGTAACCGCAAATAGATAACTGATATAAACGGAtaacttgtattttttattctagtCCTTACTTAttcttttaatttgttttagttcTAGATTTCACAAAGCAATCCCCAACTAAGAAATAAATACccattttggtccttttgaTCCATTTTCCTCTTCTCTATCTCACTTCTTGAGCAAGTCATGAGGTGCCTATCTCTCCTTACCATATATATGGATCCTCTACCCTAGTGCAAATGCTAACCATCCATGTGAGTAGCATAATAAATCTATGTAATTAACAATGTCCATTTACTATAGAGCGTAGATACGATTAAAGAAGGGTACTATCATTTACTGTAGTAAGGTTACTCAAGCATGCCATATGGCCATTCACTCGACTAGATGGCCACCAAACAATCTAATGCACAACATCAAATGTAGAGGATCCCATCTCGCTCACCATCATCCTTTgccagccgccgccatctccttCATCTTCATTTGGCTTAGTCATCACCTCCTCAACAACAGGATTGCTTAAGCAGATTCAGCCTAGGTTGCTCGGTGACAACACGACGAATCAACTACCACAATTTattgacgacgacgatgctCCTCACATGCTCAATTGATGCAACTGTAGTAGGATTGGTAGTTTTCCCCACGGGGCTAGGGACCGAGGGTGAGGCCTGTGGAGATTCCCCTCTCCGAACTCGGTAATAACCAGTGGCGGGATGGGGAATGAAATCACCTACAGATTTCTCGCGAGCCCTGAAGTCTATATTACcctattcataaaaaaacagtacACTAAAAAACCCAACATCctaaagttatatatactaCTTAATGCAAACCATTAACCCCAATCCTCATTCATCACTGTTGATGGCTTGTTGTCGCCTGTCCTCAACTCCGCATGATCGAGCCTATTGCCATGCTGACCAACGTCATCTTTGATACGACTGTTGTGTTCTTGCTTGGCTCCTACATTGATTGCTCACTCTCTCTCCCAAGGGGGTTAAGGTTTTTCTTCCTATCTCAAAAGATGAGACAATCTCAACCATCCATTCAAATCTTGAATCAATGGCTCAGATTCTTTCGACTTTTGTACTGCAGATGGGCTGAGAGCAAATACTCCATATGGAGCAATTTTTGGCCCAACCAAACCCCACTTTTCTTCAGGGCGATGCGGGGATTACAAGGCAGAGTCACACATTGGGCATGCCCATGCTGCTTGGTTCCAAAGCATTCTGCGTGTGATTAAAAAGAATTCAGAACGAAAATGCCACCGTGCACACGTTGAGCTCTTTCGTTTACACCTCATAGGCACGATCGTTACTTTTTGGAAACAAAATGCCATTGAAATCTTTATCTCTTCGGAAAATCCGGCAAGaacggcatatttgcatattCGGAAAATCTtccttcttttgtttttttcttaaaaaaacagatgtcatatttataaacggaaaaataatttacgaataacaTTTTGATATGCATGTttatagcgatttaaaagctaatacttaaaaataaactactataaaaaattttaaaaccaacaataaatttaagattgaaaatttaaattttaggttataagcataaacaatcGAAAGATAGGAGGCGCAAAAATGCCATAGCAATCTTAATAGATATTGAAAATTTCAGTTGAATTGAAGATTTCAGTTGGATCGGAGAGATGAGGAGACTAGAGACGACCTAGAAAACTAGTTCGCCGGTATCACAAATGTGAGAACACACTAAACTTAATCAGTTTTCAGTGTCATTTTTATTGGCTAAACAACTTAACCGTGATTTCGCTGGTGTCACCATTGTAGGATAGCTCCGCCCCTGGAGACCTAGGCAATGGCGTCGGCGAGCCACCTCCGGAACCTCTCCATACGCTCCGGCGACAGAGCGATGCCCACCTCatgccgccggagccggaacGGTCCTCCGCCACGGACATCGCGTGTGTCgtacttgattaattaattattaaaaaaataaaatagattaatataatttttaaaataatttttctatagaaaatttttataaaaaatatatcgtttaacagttcgaaaTGCGCATGTGCGAAAAACGAGCCGGATAAGTTAAATAGGGGGTGGCGAAAGCGGCCGTATCCGGGCTCGCCGCgcaccgcctcgtcgccggccgcggcgcagGTCGTGAAGCCGGGCCCTATGCAATTGCCGAGGTACTTTTCGGGGACGCGTGGACAGTACCTTGCAACCGTGGATTGTAGTGCACGCCCAGTCGCCACACAAGTCCGCTTATCCACCACGTCCACGCGAAACACGCCCCCGTCGCAGTCCACGTCCTCCAGTAAATGGAAAAACCTTACAGTAGATATTGTGGTATGGGCCTAAACAAGTTAACTACAGCTACACTGGTTTCCACTTGGGCTTCCATCTAGCGCAGCGTAAAGAACAAACGTAGGCCAACGAACTACAGAAAGATGGCCCAAAACATCCGGCCCACGATGGCCCAAGTTAGATCCAATCGTAGCCGTCGGATCACCCTCCCGAACCCTAGCCACAAAACCACCCCTACCTACTTAATCCCGCCTCCCACGGGctaagccgccgccgccgcctccgcctccccatTTCCCCGTCTTCTCCTCCCTACGCAGTTCGTCGAGGTAAGAGCTCATCGCCGGAAGCCATTACTAGGTTGCTGCCCATCTCTGCTCGTTCCTTGTCCCGATCTGAGCCCGCGTCGTTCCGCTACGTTGCGCAGATGGCATCCGAGGCGGCCAAGGTGGTGGTGCCGGAGTCCGTGCTGCGCAAGAGGAAGCGGGAGGAGCTGTGGGCGGCCGCGAGCAAGGAGAAGGCTGTGGCCGAGAAGAAGAAGTCCATCGAGAGCCGCAAGCTCATCTTCGCCCGCGCCAAGCAGTACACCGAGGAGTACGAGTCCCAGGTCAGATCGTTGGCCCCTCTTGATTGTCTCTGTCACAATCGCCTCAACTTTGGGTTGGGGGTTAGATTTTCCGTGGCAAACGTGCGATTACTCGGGATCTGAGTTTGTTACGCTTAAATTAGGTTCTATTCGATGATTGCGAGATTCACTTCATCTTACACTCGGCTAGCACGATACGGTGTCGACAAAAATTCATTCAGAGcgttgcaaatatatatatatatatatatatatatatatatatatatatataatataatataatataatataatatgcttTGGGATATATGTACGTTAGATTGTTGCTCACTGCCACGATGCTTTGCTAACACACAAATAAGTTCGTTTAGGTCATTCTAATGTGAGTGTTGACGAGCTCTTATCAAAAGTTGCACGGTATGCTTCCAATAGGTTGCATTGCAAAAAGTGCAGGTTGTCAACCATGGAGGTGGGGAAATTGAGAGGATTTTTAGAGAGGTCATTTCAGAATGCTGCAATTTGTTCTGGCAGCTATACTtgagttatattttttcttttaacattAAAGTTAAATTGTTGTTGCATCTTGATGTGGTCGACACATAACTCTCTTTTTAGTGTATATGATCGTAGTGATTGTTTGTAGCTGATAAAACAGTTCAGGCTCTATGAAAATTGAACACGATTTGAGTAGTGTGTTGTAATTTATTCTAACATTAATGCTGGGAACAGGAGAAGGAGCTGGTGCAGCTTAAGCGTGAGGCTCGGATGAAGGGTGGTTTCTATGTCAGTCCTGAGGAAAAGTTGCTTTTTGTGATCCGTATCCGTGGGTAAGGAGCCATTAGCTTAAGTCACCAAATATCTGATTGTAGACACCCTTTTGACCGATTCCTGATGCTAATGTTCGAAATATGTTGAATCTAGTATCAATGCCATGCACCCCAAGACCAGGAAGATATTGCAGCTGTTGCGTCTGAGGCAGGTGTGTGAGGGTTACATACACAGTTATTTGAATGCATCTATTGAAACTTTGATCAGTTACATCAATTGAGGAAAATGTTAATTTCACAGATCTTTAATGGAGTGTTCTTGAAGGTCAACAAAGCCACCGTTAACATGCTACGCAGGGTTGAGCCGTATGTTGCATATGGGTAAGATTTCATAATTTCATTTGGACGTAATGTATATGGATTATGTGATACGTTGATATTTCATTCGGAATAACCATGAGTCACATTATCCATTTGAATGATTTGTTGTTTTGCTAGAATTGTTTCTTGGGACATGTAAccattatttgtttgttttgttgttcaCCGGACAGACTGTAGTGACTTACACCTCTTTGATATTTAGAAACGTGTTGCTAGATTAGAATTGTGATATTGATTCTGACAAGACATCACAAAATGAAAGGCTTTTACAATTGCTCACTCTGAATTTGTATTGCCAAGTAGTAACTGTTTGTCTGTTTGCATTATTGTGTTCTGAATAAGAGTCCCGAACTAATTGTAGCCAATTTTACAGTTCATTTGAACTTGCTAGTGTCAGAAATGCTCGTGTGTGATGACTTGGTGAGCTGCTTACATAATTAGTGGTTATTTTTTAGGTACCCAAATTTGAAGAGTGTCCGTGAATTGATCTACAAGAGGGGCTATGGAAAGCTCAACAAGCAAAGAATTCCTCTAACGAACAACAAAGTCATTGAGGAGGTTTGCCACCTTGAATCATTCAGTTCTTCTACCTTTACTATGTACTATGTCAATATGTGGCTTACAGTCTTGGTGTTTGAATCAGGGTTTGGGTAAGCATGACATCATCTGCATTGAGGATCTTGTTCATGAAATCATGACTGTTGGCCCGCACTTCAAGGAGGCGAACAACTTCCTCTGGCCATTCAAGCTGAAGGCACCACTGGGAGgtctgaagaagaagaggaaccaCTACGTGGAGGGTGGTGATGCTGGTAACCGTGAGAACTACATCAATGAACTCATCAGAAGGATGAACTAGGTCCTTGATCCCATTGTTAGCGCCCTCTGTTTGAACGATAGTTTAATGTAAGCCTGTTTTCAAGTGAATCAAGAGAATTGTGCAATTTTGCTATTCAGATGAGACCACCATGTACAATCTTACCTTTTTATCAGGCGGTTTGTTCTTATTCCTAAATTTGAAGTGTTCTCATTCGTGGTATGCGAACATATGTTGATAAAAAGGTCACTTGACAAAGAAGAGGAACCACTACGTGGAGGGTGGTGATCCATTGCTAAGGCCAGAGGGCGAGCGAGCAGCTGGTGTCGTTGGCCGACGGCCGTGGtccgtggaggtggaggtggtgttgggaaaaaggagagaaaaaaatataaatggaaaaagaaaggaaggaaaaggatagaaaatatgaggtaaaaagaaaaactttagGAAATTATTGGGTAGCTGAGAAAAAggtaaaatctaaaattcatgaaaactttggagggagaaaataaaatatgattaattttcttatttatcgtttgattgatattttcatatttagtGCTAAATATGATATTGTGTAGGAAACTCTAGAGGAAATAAATTAGCAGTGACCTTTTTATTGATGTATATTACATGGCTGCcttgttaaaatttttgtcCTGTATAAACTCATAATTGAGAAAAcgatgagaaagaaaaaatagtagcAGCTGCATTGTCTAAACTTTcagcaaaaattttatttttaatgtcatAATCATAAACA
This window harbors:
- the LOC102715294 gene encoding 60S ribosomal protein L7-3-like, producing the protein MASEAAKVVVPESVLRKRKREELWAAASKEKAVAEKKKSIESRKLIFARAKQYTEEYESQEKELVQLKREARMKGGFYVSPEEKLLFVIRIRGINAMHPKTRKILQLLRLRQIFNGVFLKVNKATVNMLRRVEPYVAYGYPNLKSVRELIYKRGYGKLNKQRIPLTNNKVIEEGLGKHDIICIEDLVHEIMTVGPHFKEANNFLWPFKLKAPLGGLKKKRNHYVEGGDAGNRENYINELIRRMN